The Nicotiana sylvestris chromosome 6, ASM39365v2, whole genome shotgun sequence genomic sequence TCTGAACTAAACCCTATGTAATGTAGTGGTGCTAAAAAGTTTTTCAATTTATTTGCTTGTTTTGGCCATGATTGGTGCTAAATTTGTTGGGTTTCCATTGTGCTTATACTTGTGGAAgatttttattatgttttgatGCTTATAAAAAAATTTAATGGTGAAGTAGGGTGGAGGTGCCTTAAAGGCCGAAAATTGGTGGAATATTTGTGCAAATTTGGAGCACTTTGTGCCCTTGTTACGTTGTGGTGGTGGTAGGATGGTTGATTGGTATGGTTGTGTAGTAATTTTGAAAGAATTAAAGTTGAAATTATGAGGTAACTTAGGTGAATGCCATGTGCTTGATTAAATGCCTCAATGACATAGAAAGTGACATTGTAGCTTAGTGGCGGATAATTGCTATGAGATAATGTGGTGCTAGGGGCTAATTGGAATATTCGATTCATGCTTTGTGCTTGTGTAGTGTCGTGTTGTACTTTAGGAAGTTTGTTAGTAGTGCAttagtataacttcttttatttctcttcttaGTTACTAGATTAGCTTATTAATTTTATATGTTAAGCTAGCATACTCCGTGGTTTTGTGGTTGTACTATTATGTTGATGGTTGGGGGGATTGTTGATTGCTTCTGGCGCACTTCTATTGGGGTAGTCTGAGTCTCTGATATACATTTACTTGTGAATATGCTAATAACATAAGTATGGGGTGGTTATCCCGTTTGGGCTTGTTTTGGTTTTCGTGTTGTGGCTAATACTGTTCGTCTTGTGCAGGTATAATGTCTCATCGCCTGAGCAAATGATCTAACACTAGTTCTTCTGAGGTTGCTTCTAGTATCCGTTGTGGTGGTAGACGGGCACCTCCCCTCGTCCCGGTAGAGGAGGAAGAGGAGCGCATTGACCCTGATGCGGATGAGGTGCCAGCATGCAAATATGGTATACGGGTTGTCCCCGCCCATGCTCAACACTGGTTTCAGACATTTGTCCTGTCGGTCAACCTGGACCCTGAGGTTGCTATTGACGATGTGAAGTTGGTCCGTAAATATGGTGAAATTTACAACAACATTCGGACTTTGGGTTTCGACAGTCTATTCCGTCCGGGTGATGCGGTGAATGTGAACCTAGTCAAAGAGTTTTATGCTAACTGGCAACCTGAAGCCAGCCTAGATGTGGTTTATGAAGCACAGGTAAGGGGTAAAGTGATTCTATTCTCCTCCCGGATGATCAATCGGATTATGGGATTCATAGAGCATTCCCACAAGCTCTTTCAAAGGTTTCTCTATCGGCCAGACTATCTGGCTATCCGCCGCCTATTATGTGGTGCTGACTCTTCTGCCGCTTGGACACGGGATGCGAATGAATTCCACAAGGTCATGAAGAAGGCAACATTCCAGCGGCCAGCCAGGGTTGTTTTGCGGTTGATTAATGCCAAGATCACGCCCACTCAAAGTGACACTGATGTCCCCCGACTGAAAGTGTGTTTGATCTATGCCATGTTGACCCGGATGCAGTTCGATCTTGGTAAAATCATGCTTGAGCATATGGCTAAAGTGCGACCACTTGGGGCTCACCGTCCACATTACCCGAGTATGATCACTCGATTGTTGCGAGCGCACCGAGGAGGAGGAGTACCACTATGACTGGACTATTCCAGTGGCTTACCCTATTAGGGCCTATGATGTTACGTCAGTGATAGAACCCCTTACTACTGCTGTTAATTCGGACCAGAGGATGGCCCGCGTTGAGGAGACACTACAACTACTGTTTGCTGACTTGGCCTTCGTGCTGCTCAGGGGGAGGCCGACTTGGAAGAGTTGTAGCAAGATCACCCCCTTTATAATATCACTCAGTAATGGTTGGGGTTGGCGAGAGGAGGACATCTACCACCCGATGAAGATGTGAACTCCATTCCCTCAGATGATGAGGAGTATTTGCGCACCTTCGAGGGTTCTGATGATTAGGCCTTGGGCCTCAGGGAGTCACCTTCTTTTCACTCTTGATTTGTCTGTtttgcattagggacaatgcagtttcttaagtgtggggtggggtgcTCCTATTTCATTGTACTTGTTGTTGATTTTTTTGCcaattatttttgtttgatttgtttTTGCTTTCATAGATATTGTGGTCTGTAAACTATAATTCTGAATTCTATTGGTCTATAATAGCTAGTAATTAAGTGTTTAGTCGACTCTTTCCGGCGATACATTTCGTCGACTGGTTTCTTGAGGGAGATGAGTCGAAAGAAATATattatgtatgtatgtgtgtgtgtgtgtgtgaaaatccaaaaatatgtcttttattttattttctttttaggtagtataacaattaccccttggtttttctttgtgttgcagttcttttccaagggttttgcttGAACCGGTTCTAGTTAGATctttttatttttaggaattaagaATCTTTAGTCAAGAAGCTAATATAAATGATCAATTTACCTTAACTACATATGCCTTGAGAGTGGTAAGTGCCTTAGTTGTGACACCTAGGCTCAATTCTTGACTCTTAAATAAGTGCCCTAAATCGTATGATTAAAAAtgtgcttaactgctttgactggAGTATCTTGAttagtccaatcctgagtgagttatgtgccatatgtgtgtaaggttttgtgttattctgtgcgtggcatttgatgcctagaacttgccctgtgtatttgcaaagcgaaatagtagttttgttcaatTTTGGAAGTGgcataggcgtttctttgttgagccatatatacatattttacccgcctaattgatgtatcgtagttaacccctttgagcctgtaatcctgtttctttggcaaccatattacaagccttacccaattgtttgaattaaccatctatttgaaccttttcacctctcatgagcacttgaattgtatgaactttgtaaaagttaaagtgtgggatgGGTTTgtcttttgagtggaactaatggaATAGGGAGAAAGGTGCATTgtgttgaaaataaaaaaaaagtaagagccgcttgaattgaaaaagaaagaaaagaaaaaaaatagttgtattgtagtgaaaataatatatatatatatatatatatatatatatatatattctttgatagtggtggCTCTTGacgtaattgtgcttaaagacgtagggagttaatatatattaatgtgaaggtggagttatgggttgacataagtatgggctTTAATGTTAAactgtatgtattaaagtgcttagggaggtgtagtcactcttatatctaaatgtatcctacccgtctcgCAGCCTACATTACGACCAATTAAAGTCATacttgatcctagattgaatgagctcgattagtagagtagtacactacgggcaagcctatggtgcatcttttgtggcatatgaatattatttttgagagtgagtgaattctttctattcTGAGTTCCTAAGTATTTTTAAATGTTATtctgtggaactactctcttttgttgtgtgagggcacttgattcatgaaggaaaggtaatgtcattgacctctatgttagagtaagtgggcgAGTGACTAATGCATGGTACTTTTGAGTCGAATCTTGAGGGTGGGATGTTATGATAAGGTGCTCAGtctactttaattattcttggcaTGATATATCAGGGAGGTTGTTTGATGAAAGGTTATCCCTAGTTGTAGTGTAGTTCAAATGCTCGAGGTCGAGCAATTgtctaagtgtggggtattgatgttAGACTAGAAATCCGTGTTTTAGCCATAGTATTACATTCCAATTATTGCATTTTTACATATGTTTGAGCTCAAATGATAGTGAATTACACTTAgtacgtgttttatgccttgcaggaagtgatCCTGGGCTCAAGAGTTAATTTTGAGCTAAATTGATCAATccggagctttgaagtctgagtaaaaggcCAATACATTAAGCCGGAATAGTGTTCGGAGGTCGTGTACCAAATCtggatgttaaaagaggacgaaataAGTTCACTCTGAGGAAATTGCACTGTCGTGCCGCATGGGGCGCCGCATGGCGCGGTGCAATAGTACAAAAGTGGGCCTGACAAGAAAAGTGAGAAGCAGCTGATAAAGGCCATTAGCATGCCGGTACAAATTTTACAGAGCCAAGCCCTAGTTCGCGCAGGAAAGGGTGTTTcatctgggcccgaccctacttggtataaatacatataaaaatgctattttgagaACTTTTGACATATCTTAGACCTAGGGAGCCTATTTCGGAAGGGAGAAAACGTTTGGAGCAATTTTCGGAGGAGATTAGCGTCGAATTCTTCATTCCTTCATCTTTGCtttgtaatttaattatgcaaATTATTTGGAAAATTATTACTatgagtatgagtagctaaattcctaatctaaggttttgatggaacctgttgaggGATGAACTTTTTGTGGCGTTAATATAGTTTGcgcagtttaatctctatttgttcaactacgttcttgttgtagttaattgataagatcctcaattagttgtgcctatttaataTTTATTACTCggaagagagtgcatatttaggtagttgttaaacaacaccactcccaaagtatatgaggaatcaataactgagggtttaaaggtgggattagggataacgaaactttgggtgcgatctaagtgagctgtaataaaagccagctagcgtaactcgagagagtgcgtctagtaaattgtcataattactcaggagagagttacggtagtaagagtgcccatgatcgatagagacgattGGGCAAATCTATACGAAACATAACAgtaagggattccatcaataggggaaatcacaaccttagatccttctcttatttgtttacaactcagtcatagttagcttttagtttacttaattttattcaattatagttagtagaaatatcaccaagtgttattcaaaatatctAGGAAGTTGATTACGGAGAATTTCGTGAGTCTGACAAAAGTActtggtaggttaattccctgtgggattcgactctaggctaaatacccgggttatatttgcaacgaccacttgtcctttttataaggaatAGTGGGCGTGACCAatggcgcaagaaaatcaaggccttagcacagtcttggatagatgctttatttttatctttaatgGCGTTTCCAAGATAcattgcatctaaatggatttcagcatccaacacccatgtcatatagttcttgcccgaaatttcaagggcagtgaactttcttttcatattgtcagtcataattaaaaagaggagaaaagttaTACCTTAATCTTCTCAAAGAGCTTTTGAGATGGTAgaatctcgtgctgataacgtgtaatgaaacaataaaagaagaagaacaatattgcagagaaagcgagattaattcttattgaattttgggatgatttataaTGGACTAAGACCCCTCTTGATAGGGggaaaatgacttagccacaacgtaaaactctctacaagatagacattcacttTAATTACAATTATATTCATAACATATAAGAATATTTAACTTGGAACACAGTCCGTTCATCCAGTTAATATTGTATATTAACTCGAAATTTATATAGGAACCCATAAACCTAAAATCCTGAATCCGCCCCTGACCAAGGTGCACTTGTTCACTACCCAAAGTAGTAACTAGGCCTTGACTACCTTTTAGTTGCCTTCTACTCCTAAGTTTTGCTCATTTCATTAGTTAGTTATCatcatagaagaagaaaaaggatcCTTTTACTAAAGACTCAGCAGTGCATTTGTATTATATTGGGTCTCCAGGACAGAATGTTTGGGCTGATCTTTCACTCTGACTAGGACGTCTGTAAAACTCAAAAGTGATTCATTAAGCTTTGGTTTTTAGTTACAGACGCAAAGTAACAAGAAACTTCTCCAATTAACACAGAGAAAATGACTGTTGATCCCGTTTATTTTTTCCTAAAATTATATGCTATTGTAATAATTCTGAGGATATTAAACATGCATCATTATGATATCACGTATTTTCGTCATCTAATGTCTATAACATAATTTCGTTTAAACttgttttttagtttttttaCTTAATTGCCTTGGACGAAGGGCAAAACTAAGAAAGCTTCTACTGATAATAGCTGGACCTGAATGCAAAAACAGATAAAAGGGCCTACACAGCTTGGGCCACAATAAATCTTCTGCACATGTGGGATTTTGGAAACCCAAACGATTTGGTAGACATTACATAATTTTGTGTATTTAGTATATTCATGTATACTTGTATGTGAGATATATGCGTGACATATGTTTGATACATGTATATTagaaaaaaaatttaaacttGATTTTACTATGAATTTTGACAccaaaccagtccaaatcaccttcAATCTTGCTCAAATTTTATGTATCGCCTCCTCTATGTGTTTTCAACGAATTCCAACCACGTTCATTGAAATAAAatcattttttcttaatttttttaatattttacatTATTAGTAATAAATTTTGACTTCAAACTACTGTAACTTAAATAAGTTAGTAGTGCATGTAACGATCCAAAACATAGACtataaaagaaactaattatatCAAGATAATAGGTCCATTTCTGTAGAACTTTGTCGTGTGACCTTGCAAAGCCTTACACGTGTGATTGTTACGTATTCTCGTTTAAAATTTTCGATACATACGTACTACAGCTTATCTTCGGCATGCATTACCTCAACCACCTCAAAAGTCAATTTTTCTGATTTCCACCATGAAACTAAACAACTAATCTAAGCATATCTATTGTTAAAAAGAAAATCGATACATACATTATTGGTCTACTTACTTCAAAGATTATAATATTCTGATGATTAAGGTGATAATAATATGTATATTATGGGATTTAATTTCTTATATCAAAATTAATTTCTTATGCAGCCAACCAAATCAACACTAAACGTGATTAAAATGTAGATAGTATGTTGACCGTCAAACTTGTTTTACACTTTGGTTTTTGTCAATCTCGAGAAGATTGACAtctttttaactttaaaaattaGTTAGCTTTTATATATTTAACTAATAAATATATCCGCGCTTAGCCGCGgtaaaaaaaagaataatgaaaacacaaaattattattttttctagtTGAGATAGAAGAGATTAATTTCTTTTTgtatataattataaaattagttTTATGTGACAATTTTAAATCTTTTCATCAGATTTTTTTTCTCATAGTTGTTCTTTTTATGAACGTGTCAAACATAGAATCTTCAATGTCATGTCgtataattataattataaaattaattttgCAAGTTCGATTGAGATAGGAGagattaaaaaatttaaagtgcATGTGTATAAAACTATAGTTATATCACTAACATAAATTTTTTTCTTAGAGCTGCCTTCTCATAGTTGTTCTTATTATGTACATGTCAAATACAGAATCTTCAATTTTATGATGTATACTTATAACTATTATTATCATCATTCTTTCATTTTAAGAAAAATGTCCATTGCATGTAATTCTTTTTCAATATTTAATACTTGTTATCAATACCCAAGAACCTCATTGGTGGAAATGAAGGGTTTGGATTGCAAGCTTAATTAATTTTTGTCTTGATGtaaggaaagaaaattaaataattaattaagaaaattaataaTAATTTGCATTATCATTTACTTAAATAGGAAGATATATTGTGTTATATTGAAAAAACTAATATCACAACTTACATGATTCAATTTGAAAGATTAactacaaataaataaaaaataaaaaattaaagagAAATAAGAACATACAAACATGCTTAAGAAAAAGTAGATAAAAAACATACAATAAGTCTCTCTCTCTGAGAGCGAATCAAACTGAAACAAAAAACAAAGTAGATCAAGATCTCAAAAgaggaaaaataaaagagaaataaGAACTTACAACTTGCTTAAGAGAAAGTACTTACATAATGTTAACCCGCTGTGCTTATTTGGATTATGTCACCTGATCATAGGCAACACAAATGAACACCATTAAATTAGTGAAGATTTTACAACATTCAGATCTTTTTTAAATATCTATGCCATAACACAATGTATTTTGTACCTGAGGAACAACAGGAGCAACAACTGAACTAAACATTAAGGAAAAAAATTAAGATATTCTACTAAGGAAAACTCAAAATGAATAAAATGTAAGTATTCATAATCTTATGTACGTATAATATTAGTTAGTAGTATAAAACAAAAAGGAGTGTGGCAGTGGATTCCCTCGTTCTTCTTCCTTCCCCATGCATGTTAGTTTCTCTTCTCTGCCTATTCCTATCTAATATCTAAAGTGAGAAAACTTATGTTTTAGAGATACTCACAATTCAAGATATGTGAAAAATTTATTGAAAATCATTAGTGCGGTGAATTGGTAGAAAAGGGAATATGAATAGATTAGATAATGAAACCGTGTTTTAATTAGTTAAATGAAACGTTAGAATAATAAATAGTACTCCCTCCGATCCAAAGtaagtgattttttggttgttttcacacatattaagaaattcaccttttaacattaattagcagtgaaattgaccatattaacattTATTGTCTCTTCACATAAATACTCCTTACTCATACTCAAACATTaattactccaagggcaatgtaggaaaaaataattaattcatttgtgaaatctggaaaaatcacgtattttggaccacaaaaaaaagccaaaaaatcacttattttggaccggagggagtattagATTAGTAGATGAATCAGTGCTTGCAATTGTGAAATGGTGGAGTAATAATTATTAGACTTTAATTTTTACAATAGCATAAATAAGgaaaaagcaacaaaaaaaaagccaaaaaaaggagaaaaaagataaatacaaagccTAGCATTTGAGACATGCCACATCATCCTTTTCATTCCcacaattttatatatatatatatatatatatatatatatatatatatatatatataaatagatagatagataCCATTGACACGACTAAATGTAGAGACCATTTGATATTAAATCAAACAGCTCAGTAGTAAGagcattttttatattttaaatatatttaatttAACTTATATATAAAGGTTCAATAATCGTCACTCACTGACACACCAAAAACAAGTAAGAATATGTATATTTCTTTTTTATAATTAGTAAAAAGAAATAGATAATTAATCCATCTGAACATTATAATTAATTTGCCACAAATTTATATAGTTAAAATTTAGACTTAGTATTTTATTATGACTTGTTTAAACCATTATTCTTCAAGAGTTGTGAAGTGCTTACATACTATTAGTGGttgcaaaatggttaaaagaaaataattatttattaataTTAGTATTCACTAAAAATGGATTAtataataaactttttaaaaacgggtcaaatatggataagaaccatattatccatttaaaaaatagataatcagtgggtttaacttttacatttgtaaagccttaaattgggggttcctcaagtttgggagactatGAATTCTCCCAAAAGTACTCATATTCAAAAAGTTTCATGGATAATATGAATATCCATATTATTCGTCTGTTAACCTATTTTTTTATATGGTCGGGTGAGATAAATTATCCATTTGTGCATTACTCATCTCTGACCCCTCATATATATTCGACCCGACCCCTATTTGCCACCATACATACAATGGATGTAtcgaataaaacaaaaaaaaaattacgatCTACGTCTTCTAAATATAGTAATTAAGTTTTATTTTATTACTTAAGCATTGTTACTTACTATTACTATATTATTAAGTATCATTTTAATTTATTACTTAAATTTGTCATATTAACATAATTTGGTGCATGAATTATCTAATAGTAATATTTTTCTGTCAGTACTACgtattaattatttatctacCGTCGTCTTTATCTCCAGTAGCCTATATAATCTGAAACAACGCACTGAAGAGAAAGAGagtaaaacaaaggaaattttagTTCGGaagaaggtttaaaggaaaaGTACGTGTTGCAATACGTATATATCAGAAATGCAAGCGAGTCCGATGTTGTCCCTCAAGTCTCCGAGTTATAATTCCAACACCAATCTCACTGAAATTGCTGCTAGAGTTATCAAAGAATTCAACGCTGAAGATGAAACAGATTCCGACTTTTTCTTCAATCATGAGACATTCAGCTGTGCAGTACAGAATTTGAATGAGAAAGCTGAAGTACTGGAAAAAGAAGAGAACGGTGATGATGATTTTGAGTTTGCTTTTGTTAATACAGAATCTGAACTTTCACCTATTTCTGCTGATGAAATCTTCTGCAACGGTCAGATCCGTCCAATTTTTAACACAGATTTATTCTCACACGATGTTCCATTCAAAAATGAAAAGGTTTCGGCTCCGACGGCGTCAATTCGACTTCCGTTAAGGAAGCTTTTCATTGCGGAGCGTGAAACTACGCCGTCGGAAGCCGACAACTTAGAAAGCATTCCTCCGGGAACTTACTGCGTGTGGAGGCCGAGAGCGGCGGAAGATTCTCCAACTGGACAGTGTAAGAAGAGCAACTCCACCGGCTCCTCCTCTAAGCGGTGGAAGTTACGGGACTTCCTTCACCGGAGTAACAGCGACGGTAAAGATACTTTCGTGTTTTTGACGACTCCGTTTAATAAGAAGAGAGAAGAGAAAGCAGAGAATACGACGGCTGGCTCTGCTAAAAC encodes the following:
- the LOC104241666 gene encoding uncharacterized protein; protein product: MQASPMLSLKSPSYNSNTNLTEIAARVIKEFNAEDETDSDFFFNHETFSCAVQNLNEKAEVLEKEENGDDDFEFAFVNTESELSPISADEIFCNGQIRPIFNTDLFSHDVPFKNEKVSAPTASIRLPLRKLFIAERETTPSEADNLESIPPGTYCVWRPRAAEDSPTGQCKKSNSTGSSSKRWKLRDFLHRSNSDGKDTFVFLTTPFNKKREEKAENTTAGSAKTAGKVAGVPVGEGFPAVRCPKNGGDIRRKSYLPYRQDLVT